In Rosa rugosa chromosome 4, drRosRugo1.1, whole genome shotgun sequence, the genomic stretch TAACAAAATTTATATGGACAGAAGATATACAGTTGATTTTACATGGCTATGCATCTTATTTGGGTCTTTATAAAAAAGAAGGGAATTGTTTTACATCCAAACATGAAAAGAAATATATTTCCCTATATACATACACAGACACACACAGGATGCTTACCTTTTCAACCAAGTCCATGAGGCAAGATCCCAAAAGTTGCAAGGTCACCTTTGTGAAAGGATAAGAATGAGTGGTGCCGTCAGGGCGGCCTGGAATGTTGAGTACCATGAGTCCTCCATAAACAACCTCTTGTGCCCGGGAATGGAGAAAGCACTCCATGTCTACTGCATATTGAGTTTCATGAGCCCTTATCACTTCATCTGTGGCATTTGAGTAATGGATTCGTCCTTTGTTATAAGCAAGACTGTTTTTGTCCAACACCTCCGCTGGTACTTTAGAAAGCCAGTGAAGGGAAGTAGAAGAGTGAACCAAGTGAAGGGAAGCCTCAGGAAATCTGCGATCGTAGAAAGAACCCGGTACACCGGCAGCGTAGTATCGCCTGTTCTGAGGGAGGGATTTGAAGAGCAGGTTGAAGTCATTTGAGGTATGATCATTGAAGAAGACTTGAAATTCAGGGATTTGAACATTCAAACCAAGCTGGCTATGATACTTGAGTACCACGGCTTCAATTATGTTTTCAACTGCAGAAAATGTATTCGGCCCAACAGA encodes the following:
- the LOC133746181 gene encoding loganic acid O-methyltransferase-like produces the protein MAAEDTITSEPVSEAHPMKGGDGANSYAKNSTFQKGAVDNAKQLLNKVIAEKLDLEFLSSPSSFHIADLGCSVGPNTFSAVENIIEAVVLKYHSQLGLNVQIPEFQVFFNDHTSNDFNLLFKSLPQNRRYYAAGVPGSFYDRRFPEASLHLVHSSTSLHWLSKVPAEVLDKNSLAYNKGRIHYSNATDEVIRAHETQYAVDMECFLHSRAQEVVYGGLMVLNIPGRPDGTTHSYPFTKVTLQLLGSCLMDLVEKGVVSEEKVDSFNIPMYTMSPQELKAVVERNGCFSIETITQLPLVVLADRPNMALPQLLAAHMRAGMEGIVKEHFGEEILDELFDLYLTKCEEHATAVETVTFLVVLKRKAD